GGAGCTCGCGGCAGAGTTGGCCAATAGCCCAAGCACAGTTACTCCGAATCGCGGCAATCGGATCTCGACGCAGTGCTTCAATTAACGGAGGAATCGCCGCAATCACGAGGTCGTAGCCAAGGGTTGCCATCTGGGCCAGGGCACTCGCTGCCCAAAGCCGAACGGCGGGAATGTCTGTTTTGAGGGCATCTAATAACGGTTCAACGGAACGGCGATCGCGACAGTTGCCCAGTGCCCAGACCACCCCCTTACGCACGTAACCGTTCCAGTCTTTTTGGAGTTGCTGAATTAAGGGCTCTACAGCAGCCTCGCTGGGATTTCTACCTAAGGCATAGGCTGCACTCACGCGAATCAGAGGACAGGCATCACTTAAGAGGTGGATGAGTTGAGGAATAGCGCGATCGTCTTGAATTTCACAGAATGCCCGCGCCGCTAGCATCCGCTGCTGGTTGTCGGATGCGTGAAGCAAGATCAACATTTCCTCCAGATCAAGCTTGATGGCGTCTGAGTCGGCATTATCTACCGCCTCCATGTGATCCAGGGGACTGTCGAGGTCAAACTCAGTATCTAGTAAAACCGAATCATCGTCCATATTGCCACTTTACAGCAAGTCTGCACGCACGTCGTTCCAGTTTTCCTTCAAAATAGATCTTGGACTCGGGCGCATATTGCACGAATCTTTTTGCATTGGGTTCTAGGTTGTTCTGACCTAGCCCGTTAGCCCTCAGGTGAGATGAGTCAAGATCATCGAATGAGTACTCAGGTTTCTGTATTAGACGAGCTGTTGATGGCTCTGCCCCATCTTCGACCGCAAATGTACTTTAAGACGTCTCTGACGGCTCTTTCCCATGCGATCGAGGATCAAGTCTTAGCCAGAACCGATCAGCCGCTGGTGATTGCCAACTTTCAGCGGGAGCGGTTTTATCGTCAGGAAGCCAGTCGGTATCAACGGATTGCAGAACTCACCTCTCAGGTTTACGTTCTGGCCGCGTCCGAAACTAGCTTTACCAATAGCTCCGACTACTACGAAACCGTTGCGTTTAATAATAATGATGATGAACTGCGGCATGAATGGCATTTGGTGGTGATTGCCGAGCGGTATTCTGCGTGTCTAATCTGTCGCGAGCGTCCACTGACGCCCGAAGAAGAGCAGGATAGTAATCCTT
This genomic window from Synechococcales cyanobacterium T60_A2020_003 contains:
- a CDS encoding HEAT repeat domain-containing protein — its product is MDDDSVLLDTEFDLDSPLDHMEAVDNADSDAIKLDLEEMLILLHASDNQQRMLAARAFCEIQDDRAIPQLIHLLSDACPLIRVSAAYALGRNPSEAAVEPLIQQLQKDWNGYVRKGVVWALGNCRDRRSVEPLLDALKTDIPAVRLWAASALAQMATLGYDLVIAAIPPLIEALRRDPIAAIRSNCAWAIGQLCRELPSNVVYATAIDALIEAFAEDEDMGVREDAKMAVLKVGDPRGLQVIEEIEQDFFML